Proteins encoded together in one Mauremys reevesii isolate NIE-2019 linkage group 11, ASM1616193v1, whole genome shotgun sequence window:
- the PRLH gene encoding prolactin-releasing peptide, whose product MKLLAACFMDLLLICLALPKAECRLHERSMEIRNPDINPSWYTGCGIRPVGWFGWRRAVVESSRNSGYGHRQACSPLEESSESLQDE is encoded by the exons atgAAACTGCTGGCTGCCTGCTTCATGGACCTGCTGCTCATCTGTCTGGCCCTGCCCAAAGCTGAATGCCGCCTCCACGAGCGATCCATGGAAATCAGGA ACCCTGATATCAACCCTTCCTGGTACACGGGGTGTGGGATCAGACCCGTGGGATGGTTTGGCTGGAGGAGAGCTGTCGTGGAGAGCTCCCGGAACTCAGGCTATGGACACAGGCAAGCTTGCTCCCCTCTAGAAGAAAGCAGTGAATCCCTTCAAGATGAATGA